One genomic region from Solwaraspora sp. WMMD792 encodes:
- a CDS encoding cellulose binding domain-containing protein, which produces MRRPIRAAAAAVLLLTGGLVTVVAATPAQADTRICEQYGSTTIQGRYVVQNNRWGTTAEQCINVTDTGFSVTSQQGSSPTNGAPVSYPSIFYGCHYTNCSPGTNLPVQVSRISNAPTSINYQYVGNGTYNASYDIWLDPTPRTNGVSQMEIMIWFHRQGSIQPIGSPVGNATVAGRSWQVWTGSNGSNNVVSYLAPSSITSWSFNVLDFIADVRARGQITNSWYLTSVQAGFEPWNGGVGLGVNSFSGSVSTGGAPPTTAPPTSQPPGGGGCRVSYTANTWNNGYTADVRVTNTGGGTINGWTLAYQLPGGQTVGNSWNATVTQSGSSVTARNVGWNGTLAPGATASFGYQASYSGSYSSPNSFTLNGTTCTTG; this is translated from the coding sequence ATGAGACGTCCGATCCGCGCCGCCGCCGCAGCCGTACTGCTGCTCACCGGCGGCCTCGTCACCGTGGTCGCCGCTACGCCAGCCCAGGCCGACACGCGAATCTGCGAACAGTACGGCAGCACCACCATCCAGGGTCGCTACGTGGTGCAGAACAACCGCTGGGGCACCACCGCCGAACAGTGCATCAACGTGACCGACACCGGCTTCTCGGTGACCTCGCAGCAAGGCAGCTCGCCGACCAACGGCGCACCGGTGTCGTACCCGTCGATCTTCTACGGCTGCCACTACACCAACTGCTCCCCCGGCACCAACCTGCCGGTCCAGGTGAGCCGGATCAGCAACGCACCGACCAGCATCAACTACCAGTACGTCGGCAACGGGACGTACAACGCCTCGTACGACATCTGGCTCGACCCGACCCCGCGCACCAACGGTGTCAGCCAGATGGAGATCATGATCTGGTTTCACCGGCAGGGCTCCATCCAGCCGATCGGATCACCGGTCGGCAACGCCACCGTCGCCGGCCGCAGCTGGCAGGTCTGGACCGGCAGCAACGGTTCCAACAACGTGGTGTCCTACCTGGCCCCGTCGTCGATCACCAGTTGGAGCTTCAACGTGCTCGACTTCATCGCCGACGTCCGGGCCCGGGGGCAGATCACCAACTCCTGGTACCTGACCAGCGTCCAGGCCGGCTTCGAGCCGTGGAACGGCGGCGTCGGCCTCGGGGTGAACTCCTTCTCCGGTTCGGTCTCCACCGGCGGCGCACCGCCGACCACCGCCCCACCGACCAGTCAGCCGCCCGGTGGTGGCGGGTGCCGGGTCAGCTACACGGCGAACACCTGGAACAACGGCTACACCGCCGACGTACGCGTCACCAACACCGGTGGCGGCACCATCAACGGCTGGACGTTGGCCTACCAACTGCCGGGCGGGCAGACGGTCGGCAACTCGTGGAACGCCACCGTCACCCAGAGCGGATCGTCGGTGACCGCTCGGAACGTGGGCTGGAACGGCACGCTGGCCCCTGGGGCGACCGCCTCGTTCGGTTACCAGGCCAGCTACAGCGGTAGCTACTCCTCACCGAACAGCTTCACCCTCAACGGCACCACCTGCACCACCGGCTGA
- a CDS encoding aldo/keto reductase codes for MPLLGFGTWQASGDAGYRAVRAALDAGYRHVDTATMYGNEAEVGRAIKDSGIARDEIFVTTKLPPERVGQEAETLAASLAALGTEYVDLWLIHWPPAGGAGVPTWREFVAHRDTGAVRAIGVSNYGLDQIDELTERTGVVPAVNQVPWAPAMHDPRTVAEHRDRGVVLEGYSPFKNTDLADPVLARVAAAHQASPAQVVLRWHIQHGIVVIPKSVTPERIRTNADVFGFTLSADEMAAVDALRD; via the coding sequence ATGCCGCTGCTCGGGTTCGGCACCTGGCAGGCGTCGGGCGACGCCGGGTACCGGGCGGTCCGGGCGGCGTTGGACGCCGGCTACCGGCACGTCGACACCGCCACGATGTACGGCAACGAGGCCGAGGTCGGCCGGGCGATCAAGGACAGCGGAATCGCCCGAGACGAGATCTTCGTCACCACCAAGCTCCCGCCCGAGCGGGTCGGACAGGAGGCGGAGACGCTGGCCGCGAGCCTGGCCGCGCTGGGCACCGAGTACGTCGACCTGTGGCTGATCCACTGGCCACCGGCCGGTGGCGCCGGCGTGCCGACCTGGCGCGAGTTCGTCGCCCACCGGGACACCGGTGCGGTCCGGGCGATCGGTGTCTCCAACTACGGCCTCGACCAGATCGACGAACTGACCGAGCGGACCGGGGTGGTGCCGGCGGTCAACCAGGTGCCGTGGGCACCGGCGATGCATGATCCGCGGACGGTGGCCGAGCACCGCGACCGCGGGGTGGTACTGGAGGGGTACAGCCCGTTCAAGAACACCGACCTCGCCGACCCGGTGCTGGCACGGGTCGCCGCCGCCCACCAGGCGAGCCCGGCCCAGGTGGTGCTGCGCTGGCACATCCAGCACGGCATCGTGGTGATTCCGAAGTCCGTCACGCCGGAGCGGATCCGCACCAACGCCGACGTCTTCGGCTTCACCCTCTCCGCCGACGAGATGGCCGCAGTCGACGCCCTGCGCGACTGA
- a CDS encoding IclR family transcriptional regulator, giving the protein MAAQEGFQPVKSAGRTLEVLEALAATPDRRSLGELARILQIPKSSLHGILRTMMHRGWVETDPTGTRFGLGVRALQVGAAYLAADNAVSLLDGVLDALAGQFGETVHLGRLDGPHVVYLAKRESVHPLRLYSAIGRHLPAHATALGKALLAEHPDDTVDQLLSWPLRRMTRRTITDPAALHAALAEVRAQGWAVDREENTEGIVCLAMAMPLRRPAGDAISLSVPANRIDAAGEARMVEALRAAADQVAAARGLISH; this is encoded by the coding sequence ATGGCGGCGCAGGAGGGTTTCCAGCCGGTGAAGTCCGCCGGCCGGACGTTGGAGGTACTGGAGGCGCTGGCCGCCACCCCCGACCGCCGATCACTCGGCGAACTGGCGCGGATCCTGCAGATCCCGAAGAGCAGCCTGCACGGGATCCTGCGCACGATGATGCATCGCGGCTGGGTGGAGACCGATCCCACCGGCACCCGGTTCGGCCTGGGCGTACGGGCGTTGCAGGTGGGCGCGGCGTACCTGGCCGCCGACAACGCCGTGAGCCTGCTGGACGGCGTACTCGACGCGCTGGCCGGGCAGTTCGGTGAGACCGTCCATCTCGGCCGGCTGGACGGCCCGCACGTGGTCTACCTGGCCAAGCGCGAGTCGGTGCACCCGCTGCGGCTGTACAGCGCGATCGGCCGGCACCTGCCGGCACACGCCACCGCACTGGGCAAGGCGCTGCTCGCCGAACATCCGGACGACACCGTCGACCAGCTGCTGAGCTGGCCGTTGCGCCGGATGACCCGGCGTACCATCACCGACCCGGCCGCCCTGCACGCCGCCCTGGCCGAGGTCCGCGCCCAGGGCTGGGCCGTGGACCGGGAGGAGAACACCGAGGGGATCGTCTGCCTGGCGATGGCGATGCCGCTGCGCCGGCCGGCCGGCGACGCGATCAGCCTGTCCGTCCCGGCGAACCGGATCGACGCCGCCGGCGAAGCCCGGATGGTCGAGGCGCTGCGGGCCGCCGCCGACCAGGTGGCCGCCGCCCGCGGGCTGATCTCCCACTGA
- a CDS encoding trehalase family glycosidase: MSSISTAHTAMASLPVADRPPAGQLTERTPADLWHMARAVLDANWSRNHTVPSRTLYPHQWSWDAAFIAIGLARIDPDRAWHDLRSLFLAQWPDGRVPHIVFDPDVAERDYFPGPGFWQVPLRRPGHPDGTGIVQPPAHALAVWEIYQRAPGPQAEAELRWFYPRLVAAQDYLSSCRDASGDGLASIVHPWESGLDNSPAWDAALAAVPADLGVLVGRQRHDNRVAAAAHRPTDEDYARFVALALAYRDGGYRDDELAARHDFVVECPTFNALLAAAEHALARIAAVIGADPAVHLNRAARITRAVDDQLWNPQTGMYHARDVRTGRLSPARCVSGLVPLILPDLPPDRVAALVATAESHRFGLSASMPVASYDRSAADFDPVRYWRGPVWININWLLRRGLREHGHLDQAETLRDAMLELVRRSGYYEYFHPETGDGVGSAAFSWTAALVLDLLGEGTVPPVSGPVD; this comes from the coding sequence ATGAGCAGTATCAGCACCGCCCACACGGCCATGGCGAGCCTCCCGGTCGCGGACCGGCCGCCGGCCGGACAACTCACCGAACGCACGCCCGCCGACCTGTGGCACATGGCCAGAGCCGTACTCGACGCCAACTGGTCGCGCAACCACACCGTGCCGTCGCGCACCCTCTACCCGCACCAATGGAGCTGGGACGCGGCGTTCATCGCGATCGGCCTGGCCCGGATCGACCCCGATCGGGCCTGGCACGACCTGCGCAGCCTGTTCCTGGCGCAGTGGCCGGACGGACGGGTCCCGCACATCGTCTTCGATCCCGACGTCGCCGAACGCGACTACTTTCCCGGACCGGGTTTCTGGCAGGTGCCACTGCGCCGTCCCGGACACCCGGACGGCACCGGCATCGTCCAGCCACCCGCCCACGCCCTCGCGGTCTGGGAGATCTACCAACGGGCGCCGGGGCCGCAGGCAGAAGCTGAGCTGCGCTGGTTCTACCCACGGCTGGTCGCCGCCCAGGACTATCTGTCGAGCTGTCGCGACGCCAGCGGGGACGGGTTGGCCAGCATCGTGCACCCCTGGGAGTCCGGCCTGGACAACAGCCCGGCCTGGGACGCGGCGCTGGCCGCCGTACCGGCCGACCTCGGCGTGCTCGTCGGGCGGCAGCGGCACGACAACCGGGTGGCCGCGGCGGCCCACCGGCCGACCGATGAGGACTACGCCCGGTTCGTCGCGCTGGCGCTGGCGTACCGCGACGGCGGCTACCGGGACGACGAGCTCGCCGCCCGCCACGACTTCGTGGTCGAGTGTCCGACCTTCAACGCGTTGCTGGCCGCCGCCGAACACGCGCTCGCCCGGATCGCCGCCGTGATCGGCGCCGACCCGGCGGTCCACCTGAACCGAGCCGCGCGGATCACCCGGGCGGTCGACGACCAACTGTGGAACCCGCAGACCGGCATGTACCACGCCCGGGATGTCCGGACCGGACGGCTCAGTCCGGCACGCTGCGTGAGCGGGCTGGTCCCGCTGATCCTGCCCGACCTACCGCCGGACCGAGTCGCGGCGTTGGTGGCGACGGCCGAGTCGCACCGGTTCGGGCTGTCCGCGTCGATGCCGGTGGCCAGCTACGACCGGTCCGCTGCCGACTTCGACCCGGTGCGCTACTGGCGCGGACCGGTGTGGATCAACATCAACTGGCTGCTCCGCCGGGGACTTCGGGAGCACGGCCATCTGGATCAGGCCGAAACGCTGCGTGACGCAATGCTGGAACTGGTCCGCCGGTCCGGTTACTACGAGTATTTCCACCCGGAGACCGGCGACGGGGTCGGCTCAGCGGCTTTCAGCTGGACTGCGGCGCTGGTGCTCGATCTGCTTGGCGAAGGGACGGTTCCGCCGGTCAGCGGTCCGGTCGATTAG